One segment of Pontibacter akesuensis DNA contains the following:
- a CDS encoding GNAT family N-acetyltransferase, translating into MEHIRLTDASHRLFEKAWALYEQAFPLEERRPLPWQAEVMAHVDYHFELILQNEELVGILLWWGFEDVRFLEHFATAPALRGKGYGSRMLLDFLNRDARPVLLEVEPPESEVNRRRITFYEQTGFCLNQHFYQQPPYHQGQQPLTLLLMSYPNPITAEETATFVRLHHPLIYRTGL; encoded by the coding sequence ATGGAGCACATCAGATTAACAGACGCCTCGCACAGACTTTTCGAGAAGGCTTGGGCGCTGTATGAACAGGCATTTCCTCTGGAAGAACGTCGCCCTTTGCCCTGGCAGGCTGAAGTTATGGCTCATGTTGATTATCATTTTGAGCTTATACTTCAAAACGAGGAGCTGGTGGGCATTCTGCTCTGGTGGGGCTTTGAAGATGTGCGTTTCCTGGAGCATTTTGCTACTGCTCCGGCTTTGCGAGGCAAGGGATATGGCAGTCGCATGCTGCTAGACTTTCTAAACCGCGATGCGCGCCCTGTGCTACTGGAGGTAGAGCCTCCCGAGAGCGAGGTCAACCGCCGCCGCATTACATTTTATGAGCAAACTGGCTTTTGCCTGAACCAGCACTTTTACCAGCAGCCTCCTTACCACCAGGGGCAGCAGCCCTTAACGTTGCTGCTTATGTCTTATCCGAACCCTATTACTGCCGAAGAGACGGCTACATTTGTGCGCCTGCACCACCCGCTCATTTATCGGACAGGACTGTAG
- the rlmF gene encoding 23S rRNA (adenine(1618)-N(6))-methyltransferase RlmF, producing MPPKKKIHPEEKPGLHPRNRHRARYDFEQLVASCPALKPFVQVNAYGDDSVDFFDPKAVIMLNKALLAHFYGIQNWDIPAGYLCPPIPGRADYIHHAADLLAVANQGQVPTGSNVSCLDVGVGASCVYPIIGNKEYGWSFIGADIDPVSIASSGKIVDANPALKGKVELRLQKNPQDIFRGIIQKEERFDLTVCNPPFHASLAEAQAGTVRKVSNLKQQKVAKPILNFGGQQAELWSPGGERRFVADMVYQSRQFATSCFWFTTLVSKQTNLKSTYQALKQAEALEVKTIPMSQGNKTSRLVAWTFLNQAQQQEWVKTRWDS from the coding sequence ATGCCACCTAAAAAGAAAATTCACCCAGAAGAAAAGCCAGGCCTGCACCCGCGCAATAGGCATCGGGCGCGATACGATTTCGAGCAACTGGTGGCAAGTTGTCCGGCGCTGAAGCCTTTTGTGCAGGTGAATGCCTACGGAGATGATTCGGTTGACTTCTTTGATCCGAAGGCGGTCATCATGCTGAACAAGGCGTTGCTGGCGCACTTCTACGGCATTCAGAATTGGGATATTCCGGCAGGCTACCTTTGTCCGCCTATACCTGGCCGCGCCGATTACATCCATCATGCCGCCGACTTGCTGGCTGTTGCCAACCAAGGGCAAGTACCAACGGGCAGCAACGTCAGCTGCCTGGATGTGGGCGTGGGGGCAAGCTGTGTATATCCCATCATCGGGAACAAGGAGTATGGCTGGAGTTTTATTGGGGCTGATATTGACCCGGTTTCCATTGCCTCGTCCGGCAAAATAGTGGATGCGAACCCTGCGCTTAAAGGAAAGGTGGAATTGCGGCTGCAAAAGAACCCGCAGGATATTTTCAGAGGGATTATCCAAAAAGAGGAGCGGTTTGACCTAACGGTTTGTAACCCGCCGTTTCATGCATCGTTGGCAGAGGCACAGGCAGGCACGGTGCGTAAAGTATCAAACCTGAAGCAGCAGAAAGTAGCCAAACCAATTCTTAACTTCGGAGGGCAGCAGGCAGAGCTGTGGAGCCCGGGAGGGGAGCGGCGTTTTGTGGCGGACATGGTTTACCAGAGCCGGCAGTTTGCCACGTCCTGCTTCTGGTTTACGACGCTGGTATCGAAACAAACGAACCTGAAAAGCACCTACCAGGCACTAAAGCAGGCAGAAGCGCTGGAGGTGAAAACAATTCCGATGAGCCAGGGAAACAAAACCAGCCGCCTCGTAGCGTGGACATTCCTGAACCAGGCGCAGCAACAGGAATGGGTAAAGACCCGGTGGGACAGCTAA